The following DNA comes from Malania oleifera isolate guangnan ecotype guangnan chromosome 12, ASM2987363v1, whole genome shotgun sequence.
CAATTTTTTTATTTGCTCCGTGACtagtttttaagaaaattttattattttttcaataaaaagatGAAGTGAGTTATTGGATTTTAATATATGCATGAGTATATCATAGGGCTACTGTGTATGTGCGCATGGATAAATAATTAAGGAAAAATTACAcaaattttctttattgtttaataaaaaaacatAGTCAGACAATTATTTAATTATAGCCTTAGTTTTATCATTAATTCTCTCAGCACAAATTAATACACTTAATGTAAGTTTTgcctttaataataataattgttttttttttaattttattttgaaactcttttatTGATTAACTTACATACAAGAGATAAAAGGCTTTCCGTCACTAAATTTTTTATTActcaaattattaaaatttttattactaAAACAAACATAAGAATGAATATAACTTAATTGTAGATTTTACTAGTAACAAAAAAATGTTTCCTAACCCAAGTTCactagcaaaaataaaaaatcaataaaaaaatacgCAACATGATAAAGTtgatgtgcatatatatatatatatatatgtatatatatatatatatattctcataaGATTCAGATCAATCTAACTTTAACACTACCCACAAAATTAATGAATATGCAATTGCAAAGTTTTCAGCTTATAAATTTTTGCTTGAATGTAACATAATTGAATGGCGAAAGAATAAAACATGTTTAAATAGGAGTGAATGCTTATTAGCCCTATTTGTCATGTCATCACACGAAATCCACTCTTTTAGCATAGATTGGAATTATCCTTTCCAATCAAATGCAATACACACTCAagtttgttattttattttattttattcatcttTGTTactattaataattaaaatagaaaattcaattatttattttaagtgTCATTCAATGGAAACGAGGCTTAACCACTCAAGGCGTTGGAACTCCCCACTCGCCCAATCCTGAGATAAACAGTATACTTCACCATCCTCTTCTCATTCCCATCCTTCATCCAAGCCCGCCTAAGCCTCTCCACCACTTCCTCCCTCAGAAGCTCAACTCCCTTCTCCCTCGCAATCTGGTACGCCGACCACGACCTCACGTAATTCAAAAACCCTCCAAACTCCATCGCCACCTCCGCAGCGAACTCGAACGGCCCCGTGTGTTCTTCCCCTTCCAACGGCTCGAACGGGAACTCCAAGCCCCTGTAAGCGCCGTCCACCAGCTTCCGTTCCGGTTCCCAGTACGGGTTGGTATCGACGTCGTAAAATCGCTGGAAGACGGAGTCGAATTCTTCGACGTTGAGTCCCGGGAGTGTGTAGCACCAGGCAGCGACGACTCCATGGGGCTTCTTGAGGACGAATCGGACGTTGTCGTAGAAGGAAGGGAGGTGGAACCAGTGGACGGCTTGGGCGACGGTGACTAAATCGACGGTGGAACGAGGCGCCACATCGCGCTCGAGATCGGAGATGGAGATTTGGGGAGGTGTGCATTGGTACCGTACGTTGGGGAGTTTGAGCGCGAAATCGAGCTGCTTCTGGCTTGTGTCTGTTGCTACCACGTTTTTGTAGATCTCGGCTAGCTGAAACGAATGAAAAGAAGCTATAATTTCACTTGAAATACCAGACGATTCTCAAAGATTACAAAATCTAAGATCACGAATTTGTGTGAATCTAACAAAACACATTCGATTTTCATTTACATTCATTC
Coding sequences within:
- the LOC131144737 gene encoding uncharacterized protein LOC131144737, whose amino-acid sequence is MANLFHKQAKQYSENRPSYPLELFQFIASKTPTHDIVWDVGTGSGQAARSLAEIYKNVVATDTSQKQLDFALKLPNVRYQCTPPQISISDLERDVAPRSTVDLVTVAQAVHWFHLPSFYDNVRFVLKKPHGVVAAWCYTLPGLNVEEFDSVFQRFYDVDTNPYWEPERKLVDGAYRGLEFPFEPLEGEEHTGPFEFAAEVAMEFGGFLNYVRSWSAYQIAREKGVELLREEVVERLRRAWMKDGNEKRMVKYTVYLRIGRVGSSNALSG